The proteins below are encoded in one region of Pseudomonadota bacterium:
- a CDS encoding site-specific DNA-methyltransferase, with product MSAPGDVVLDPYMGGGTTIVEAVVQGRRAIGSDINSLSVFLTRTKTTPLSERDARGVQSWSTALVEGLTYHHPRDELADYLSDRRTKNLSAPQLRALKKAVAIALREADGLPTHRARNFARCVLLRTPADANLVGSAPRRVLHAAVD from the coding sequence TTGTCTGCCCCGGGTGACGTTGTGCTGGACCCATACATGGGGGGAGGCACAACGATCGTGGAAGCGGTCGTGCAAGGGCGTCGCGCGATCGGATCTGACATCAACTCCTTGTCGGTCTTCCTCACTCGGACCAAAACCACCCCGTTGAGCGAGCGTGATGCTCGGGGCGTTCAATCGTGGTCGACAGCGCTGGTGGAAGGCCTCACATACCACCATCCGCGCGACGAACTCGCAGACTACTTGTCGGATCGGCGAACAAAGAACCTATCGGCGCCCCAGCTGCGAGCGCTGAAGAAAGCTGTGGCGATCGCGCTCAGGGAAGCAGATGGCCTCCCGACCCACAGGGCACGTAACTTTGCCCGTTGTGTCCTATTACGCACGCCGGCGGACGCCAACCTGGTCGGGTCGGCCCCGCGTCGCGTGCTACACGCCGCGGTGGACTGA